Proteins encoded in a region of the Mesorhizobium sp. NBSH29 genome:
- a CDS encoding pyridoxine 5'-phosphate synthase has translation MKSVRLGFNIDHVATIRNARGGLHPDPLRAAEIALKAGADGITLHLREDRRHIRDDDLARLRASINAPINLEMAVTDEMLGIAIATRPHAVCLVPEKRQEVTTEGGLDAAGMIETLAPFVARLKEAEIRVSLFIDPDIAQVEAAARIGAPVVELHTGTYAENDGHEAELARLASAASRAAALGIECHAGHGLTFGNVAPVAALPPIAELNIGHFLVGEAVFLGLPAVIAEMKARIVAARHETGVSQ, from the coding sequence ATGAAAAGCGTCCGCCTTGGTTTCAACATCGATCATGTCGCCACCATTCGAAATGCGCGGGGCGGCCTGCACCCTGATCCGCTACGCGCAGCTGAAATTGCTCTCAAGGCCGGTGCCGACGGCATCACTCTGCATCTTAGGGAAGATCGCCGGCACATTCGGGACGATGACCTGGCGCGCCTGCGCGCGTCTATCAACGCGCCGATCAATCTCGAAATGGCCGTGACGGATGAGATGCTGGGTATCGCGATAGCCACCCGGCCCCACGCCGTGTGCCTCGTGCCCGAAAAGCGGCAGGAAGTGACCACAGAGGGAGGGCTTGACGCGGCGGGCATGATCGAAACGCTGGCGCCATTTGTGGCGCGGCTGAAGGAGGCCGAGATAAGGGTGTCGCTGTTCATTGACCCCGACATCGCCCAGGTGGAAGCCGCCGCGCGCATCGGCGCGCCGGTCGTGGAGTTGCATACCGGCACCTACGCCGAAAACGACGGGCATGAAGCCGAACTCGCCCGACTGGCATCCGCCGCAAGCCGCGCTGCCGCTCTGGGCATCGAATGTCACGCGGGACACGGCCTGACATTTGGCAACGTGGCGCCAGTCGCCGCCCTGCCACCGATCGCCGAGCTCAATATCGGCCACTTTCTCGTAGGAGAGGCAGTATTCTTGGGTCTACCCGCCGTGATCGCGGAGATGAAGGCGCGTATTGTGGCCGCGCGTCACGAAACGGGGGTCTCGCAATAG
- a CDS encoding c-type cytochrome, giving the protein MRRLIALAAILSLSSADGLAAVHIPANGIVAARQAAMKEMARAAKTIAGMFQGKLSYDAAAFKDAAETIRRHSGEVLVKEFLPGSFGGLSDATAEIDRSRAEFAALAGHLETFASALSSAADAAPDGITKSMRMGQGMITGGSLLGKARAGKAEADPSRMPAEHVFHLMLQDCASCHAKFREKAQ; this is encoded by the coding sequence GTGAGGCGCTTGATCGCGCTCGCCGCAATCCTGTCGCTCTCGAGCGCCGATGGCTTGGCGGCCGTCCACATCCCCGCCAACGGGATCGTGGCTGCTCGCCAGGCTGCGATGAAGGAAATGGCACGGGCGGCGAAGACGATCGCGGGTATGTTCCAAGGCAAGCTGTCCTATGACGCGGCCGCTTTCAAGGACGCCGCCGAAACCATCAGGCGTCACTCCGGTGAAGTTTTGGTCAAGGAGTTTCTGCCTGGCTCATTTGGAGGCCTTTCCGACGCGACGGCTGAGATTGACAGATCCCGCGCCGAATTCGCCGCGCTCGCCGGTCATCTCGAAACGTTCGCTTCCGCCCTATCCTCTGCGGCAGACGCCGCTCCAGACGGCATAACCAAAAGCATGAGGATGGGGCAGGGGATGATAACGGGCGGCAGTCTCCTTGGAAAAGCGCGGGCGGGCAAGGCTGAGGCAGATCCTTCCAGGATGCCGGCCGAACACGTCTTTCACCTGATGCTGCAGGACTGCGCAAGCTGCCACGCCAAGTTCCGGGAAAAGGCGCAATGA
- a CDS encoding DUF4396 domain-containing protein: MFVQPIDYFLAAWFVLAGLSTAYVAWDQFRGNPEPAVMKWGFILITVYLGPIGLLLYVLADKEPRPGTHEEFITPLWKQGIGSTIHCVAGDATGIIIAAAVTAMLGLPMWVDIIIEYIAGFALGLFIFQALFMKNMMGGTYWENVRNSFMPEFISMNAMMAGMAPVMAILMMGRDMRAMWPGELLFWGVMALGIGVGFLTAYPFNVWLVSKGLKHGLMTERGEQPKHAEAKGAHAGHRDATREGKPASQHAGHAAATHDNQHSGSSEHGRNGDHGQHGNALPPAFAPTRTQIGAVASFATILLVGGFAYPFMKVNMYLSAHDVGGAIMAPGMIMDFDTPGDAMRDMAAVDPRLTTFEAAPDARGGQVLEPRIEDGVKVFDLEASVIRWSILPGETVEAYAYNGQVPGPTLRVTEGDRVRINVTNRLPETTTVHWHGLILPNEMDGPAEITQDPIQPGGTYSYEYTVGQHGTYFYHTHDHVDRQQSLGLYGALIIDPNNPADEIPADLEYTVQLQEWLKREWLTYPSMPMEGGFPNFFTINGKSYPETETIRMKIGQTLKVRFVGSHTTAIHPMHIHGGPFQVAAVDGMTLAESARYLADTVNVAPGQRFDVLWRAQRPGKWLVHCHIPHHTTNNNVETEGGGGLMLVIEVEP; the protein is encoded by the coding sequence ATGTTCGTACAGCCGATCGACTATTTTCTCGCAGCGTGGTTCGTTCTCGCGGGCCTGAGCACCGCCTATGTCGCCTGGGACCAGTTCCGCGGCAATCCCGAACCTGCCGTGATGAAGTGGGGTTTCATCCTGATCACCGTCTATCTGGGGCCGATCGGTCTTCTTCTCTATGTCCTGGCAGACAAGGAGCCACGTCCGGGCACGCATGAGGAGTTCATCACGCCGCTGTGGAAACAGGGCATCGGCAGCACCATCCACTGCGTCGCCGGCGACGCGACCGGCATTATTATCGCTGCTGCCGTCACAGCGATGCTCGGACTGCCAATGTGGGTTGATATCATCATCGAGTACATCGCCGGCTTCGCGCTCGGCCTATTCATTTTCCAGGCGCTGTTCATGAAAAATATGATGGGTGGCACCTACTGGGAGAACGTCCGCAATTCCTTCATGCCCGAATTCATCAGCATGAACGCCATGATGGCCGGCATGGCGCCGGTTATGGCGATCCTGATGATGGGTCGCGACATGCGGGCGATGTGGCCGGGCGAGCTGCTATTCTGGGGCGTGATGGCGCTCGGTATCGGCGTCGGGTTCCTGACCGCCTATCCGTTCAATGTCTGGCTCGTTTCCAAGGGATTGAAGCACGGCTTGATGACCGAGCGCGGCGAGCAGCCAAAGCACGCTGAAGCGAAGGGGGCGCACGCCGGCCATCGCGACGCAACCCGCGAAGGCAAACCTGCCAGCCAGCATGCCGGACACGCGGCTGCCACCCATGACAACCAGCATTCAGGTTCGAGCGAGCACGGCCGGAACGGTGACCACGGCCAGCACGGGAATGCGCTGCCACCGGCCTTCGCGCCAACCCGCACGCAGATCGGAGCCGTGGCGTCGTTTGCGACCATTCTGCTTGTGGGCGGCTTTGCCTACCCCTTTATGAAGGTCAACATGTATCTCAGCGCCCACGATGTCGGCGGCGCGATCATGGCGCCCGGTATGATCATGGATTTCGATACACCCGGCGACGCGATGCGCGACATGGCTGCGGTCGATCCCCGGCTGACGACCTTCGAGGCCGCGCCCGACGCGCGCGGCGGGCAAGTGCTGGAGCCGCGTATCGAAGACGGCGTGAAGGTCTTCGACCTTGAGGCGTCGGTCATCCGATGGTCCATCCTGCCCGGCGAGACCGTCGAGGCCTATGCCTACAACGGCCAGGTGCCCGGCCCGACGCTTCGTGTGACCGAGGGTGATCGGGTCCGCATCAACGTCACCAACCGATTGCCGGAAACTACGACGGTTCATTGGCACGGTCTCATCCTGCCCAACGAGATGGACGGCCCGGCAGAAATCACGCAGGACCCCATCCAGCCGGGCGGAACCTATTCCTACGAATACACCGTCGGGCAGCACGGAACCTATTTCTATCACACGCATGACCATGTCGACCGCCAGCAATCGCTCGGCCTCTACGGCGCACTGATCATCGACCCGAACAATCCTGCGGACGAGATTCCGGCCGATCTGGAATACACGGTTCAGCTCCAGGAATGGCTAAAGCGCGAGTGGCTGACCTATCCGTCGATGCCGATGGAGGGCGGCTTTCCGAACTTCTTCACCATCAACGGCAAATCCTATCCGGAAACAGAGACGATTCGGATGAAGATTGGCCAGACGCTAAAAGTTCGCTTCGTCGGCTCGCACACGACTGCGATCCATCCGATGCACATCCATGGCGGACCGTTCCAGGTCGCGGCGGTCGATGGCATGACGCTGGCCGAAAGCGCGCGATATCTGGCCGACACGGTCAATGTCGCCCCCGGACAGCGCTTCGATGTTCTCTGGCGCGCGCAGCGGCCGGGCAAGTGGCTGGTCCATTGCCATATCCCGCACCACACGACCAATAATAACGTCGAGACGGAAGGCGGTGGCGGCCTGATGCTGGTGATCGAGGTCGAGCCATGA
- the dmeF gene encoding CDF family Co(II)/Ni(II) efflux transporter DmeF: MTYDSAVHPAPSGHDHIFLGDNHERNERRTWFVIVLTATMMVAEIAAGTVFGSMALVADGWHMSTHAAAMLIAALAYLFARKNARNPRFTFGTGKLGDLAAFASAVILALIALLIGWESFLRLASPVPISFPQAISVAVIGLAVNLVCAWLLRDDPSHHGHGHHHDHDQPHHNDRHHAHGRDNNLRAAYLHVLADALTSVLAIVALLAAGVYGWLWLDPAMGIVGALVIARWSWGLIHAAGGVLVDYVPADEDLPEEIRSAIEVEGDIIIDLHVWQLGPGHHGAIVSVVSDNPKAPSLYRAKLAHIHDLSHVTVEVEASA; the protein is encoded by the coding sequence ATGACATATGACAGCGCGGTGCACCCGGCGCCGAGCGGCCACGACCATATCTTCCTTGGCGACAATCACGAGCGTAACGAACGCCGCACGTGGTTCGTGATCGTCTTGACGGCAACGATGATGGTGGCCGAAATCGCGGCCGGAACGGTGTTCGGCTCGATGGCCCTCGTAGCGGACGGGTGGCACATGTCCACTCACGCAGCCGCCATGCTCATCGCCGCCTTGGCCTACCTCTTCGCCCGAAAAAATGCCCGGAATCCGCGGTTCACGTTCGGGACGGGAAAACTCGGTGATCTCGCGGCATTTGCAAGCGCGGTAATCCTCGCCTTGATCGCGCTGCTGATCGGGTGGGAAAGCTTCCTGCGCCTCGCCAGTCCCGTCCCCATCAGCTTCCCGCAAGCGATCTCCGTGGCCGTTATTGGTCTCGCCGTGAACCTTGTCTGCGCTTGGCTGTTGCGGGACGACCCTTCGCACCATGGTCACGGGCATCATCATGACCACGATCAACCCCACCACAACGATCGCCATCATGCCCACGGTCGCGACAACAACCTGCGTGCGGCCTACCTCCATGTCCTTGCCGACGCGCTGACCTCCGTTCTCGCGATCGTCGCCCTGCTGGCCGCCGGCGTCTATGGCTGGCTGTGGCTTGATCCGGCCATGGGCATCGTCGGCGCGCTTGTCATCGCCAGATGGTCGTGGGGCCTCATCCACGCCGCCGGAGGCGTGTTGGTCGACTACGTTCCGGCGGACGAGGATTTACCGGAAGAAATCCGCTCGGCGATCGAAGTCGAGGGAGATATAATCATCGACCTGCATGTGTGGCAGCTTGGCCCCGGCCATCACGGGGCGATCGTTTCGGTTGTGAGCGACAATCCAAAAGCGCCTTCGCTCTATCGCGCAAAGCTCGCGCACATCCATGACCTTTCCCATGTGACGGTCGAGGTGGAAGCATCGGCTTAG
- a CDS encoding MFS transporter — protein MLAVLSNRTYRHLFAAQVIALLGTGLLTVALGLLAFELAAENAGAVLGTALAIKMIAYVGVAPVASAFAERVPRRAMLVALDLVRAGVALFLPFVTEIWQIYVLIFVLQSASAAFTPTFQATIPDVLPDEKEYTRALSLSRLAYDLESVASPMLAAALLTVISFHNLFAGTVVGFLISAALVVSVVLPSPKPASPRSIYDRTTRGIRIYLATPRLRGLLAINMAVAAAGALVIVNTVIYVQATFGFGQRDTALALAAFGGGSMLVALVLPRLLESIPDRTAMLAGASALAIATIAAAAMPSYGWLLALWVVIGAGYSMAQTPSGRLLRRSSHAEDRPALFAAQFALSHACWLITYPLSGWAGVAFGLPATAIILAIIAGGAVAAAVWLWPASDPEVVEHSHNGLPSTHSHWEQGLVKGRNTHAHAYVIDDLHDSWPHAR, from the coding sequence ATGCTGGCCGTCCTCTCCAACCGCACCTACCGCCATCTGTTCGCCGCTCAGGTGATCGCGCTGCTCGGCACTGGGCTGCTGACCGTCGCGCTGGGCCTGCTTGCCTTCGAACTCGCGGCCGAGAACGCCGGAGCCGTTCTCGGCACGGCGCTCGCCATCAAGATGATCGCCTATGTCGGCGTCGCGCCGGTCGCGTCCGCCTTCGCGGAGCGCGTCCCGCGCCGGGCCATGCTGGTGGCGCTCGATCTCGTGCGGGCGGGCGTTGCGCTGTTCCTGCCCTTCGTAACCGAGATCTGGCAGATCTACGTCCTGATCTTCGTGCTGCAGTCGGCATCTGCTGCCTTCACACCGACCTTCCAGGCGACGATCCCGGACGTGCTGCCGGACGAGAAGGAATACACCCGAGCCCTCTCGCTCTCGCGGTTGGCGTACGATCTCGAAAGCGTCGCCAGCCCGATGCTAGCAGCCGCGCTTCTGACCGTCATTTCCTTCCACAACTTGTTCGCCGGAACAGTCGTCGGCTTCCTCATCTCGGCGGCACTGGTCGTCTCGGTCGTTTTGCCGAGCCCGAAGCCCGCCTCACCGCGCAGCATTTACGACCGGACCACGCGCGGCATCCGCATCTATCTAGCGACGCCGCGCCTGCGTGGACTGCTGGCGATCAACATGGCAGTCGCGGCGGCTGGCGCGCTGGTGATCGTCAATACCGTCATATACGTGCAGGCGACTTTCGGGTTCGGTCAGAGAGACACCGCTTTGGCGCTCGCGGCCTTCGGCGGTGGCTCCATGCTCGTCGCGTTGGTCCTGCCGCGGCTTCTCGAAAGCATTCCGGACCGGACGGCAATGCTGGCCGGCGCGTCGGCCCTAGCGATCGCGACGATCGCTGCGGCAGCCATGCCTTCGTACGGATGGCTGCTGGCGCTCTGGGTCGTCATAGGCGCAGGCTATTCGATGGCGCAGACGCCGTCGGGACGGCTGCTGCGGCGCTCCTCGCACGCTGAGGATCGCCCGGCACTGTTCGCCGCGCAGTTTGCGCTTTCACACGCCTGCTGGCTGATCACCTATCCGCTGTCCGGATGGGCGGGGGTCGCGTTTGGCCTTCCGGCAACCGCAATCATCCTCGCCATCATCGCCGGCGGCGCGGTCGCGGCAGCGGTGTGGCTGTGGCCCGCCTCGGACCCGGAAGTAGTCGAGCATTCGCATAACGGGCTGCCATCCACCCACTCCCACTGGGAGCAAGGTTTGGTGAAGGGCCGCAACACTCACGCTCATGCCTATGTCATCGACGATCTTCATGACTCATGGCCGCATGCACGTTGA
- a CDS encoding HoxN/HupN/NixA family nickel/cobalt transporter, producing the protein MFQELVAIQREIYLAFADRIGEFAKTGDWTLLAAYLPMGILFGAVHALTPGHSKAVLAAYLTGSTASLPRALLVSLVLSITHVTISVVIALLSLPLVSVALGSVGRAPALENISRGLLGLIGLWMVWQAFRGSGYHGAHESSLVGLTAGLIPCPLTLFVMTFAITRAVPHAGVAFAATMMLGVALTLSVVALGAVFLRQQVVRPLETRPQVVDAVTRSIQLLAGLVLVVVAWNEIVLQ; encoded by the coding sequence CTGTTTCAGGAACTCGTCGCCATCCAGCGCGAGATATACCTTGCCTTTGCTGATCGCATCGGAGAATTTGCGAAGACTGGGGACTGGACGCTTCTTGCAGCCTACCTGCCGATGGGAATCCTGTTCGGCGCGGTACATGCGCTGACGCCGGGGCACAGCAAAGCGGTACTCGCCGCCTACCTCACGGGATCGACCGCGTCGTTGCCTCGCGCACTATTGGTATCTCTGGTTCTGTCCATCACCCACGTGACGATTTCGGTTGTGATAGCGCTTCTCTCCTTGCCGCTTGTCTCGGTGGCGCTCGGCAGTGTCGGGCGCGCACCAGCGCTGGAGAACATTAGCCGCGGGCTTCTCGGACTGATCGGGCTGTGGATGGTCTGGCAGGCCTTTCGGGGTTCTGGATATCACGGCGCTCACGAGAGTTCGCTGGTTGGCTTAACCGCCGGGCTTATCCCTTGTCCGTTGACGTTGTTCGTCATGACGTTCGCTATCACGCGGGCCGTGCCCCACGCCGGAGTGGCGTTCGCTGCGACGATGATGCTCGGCGTGGCGCTGACGCTGTCCGTCGTAGCGCTAGGGGCGGTTTTCCTAAGACAGCAAGTTGTCAGGCCGCTCGAAACGCGGCCCCAAGTCGTGGACGCCGTTACGAGGTCTATTCAGTTGCTGGCTGGGCTGGTCCTGGTGGTCGTCGCGTGGAACGAAATCGTACTTCAATAG
- a CDS encoding TolC family protein gives MIGLARLSILATSALLAGCATSGTLDVSDPKAGFTAVAGRTTSVTGQQPVWIQSNAEAQATADKIRSLVRGKTIDADLAVKVALLNNKGLQAAYADIGTSAAELWQESLPVNPSFGIGVTGIDPVRVIESAVVTNIMSAITRRRRMAVADARFRQAQLVAAEATLRLAADTRRAWINAVASNEALGYLYKAQQTADAASELAKKLGETGAFPKTAQAREHVLYAELAGQSASARLEARNAREALNRAMGLWGADIDYKLPGSLSKLPARGADKRAIEAEALRNRVDLEIARLELEALAQSYGLTKATRYVSDVNLLAGVEVERETEEAEEEGTSPKTKTEVLPVIDLEFTIPIFDTGQARMRQSEMAYMRAANLLAERAVNIRSEARQAHNARQATYDIARHYRNSVVPLRTAIAEQATLTYNGMITNTFELLADTRARTDSLLQSVNAKRDFWLADAALATAVYGGGGVPAEAGGGEATPAAVSAGGGH, from the coding sequence ATGATCGGGCTCGCTCGCCTTTCCATTCTGGCCACCTCGGCGCTGCTCGCCGGCTGCGCCACGAGCGGCACCCTCGACGTTAGTGATCCCAAGGCTGGCTTTACGGCAGTTGCGGGCCGAACCACGTCGGTAACCGGTCAGCAGCCGGTCTGGATCCAGTCCAACGCTGAAGCACAGGCGACGGCAGACAAGATCCGGAGCCTCGTGAGAGGCAAGACCATCGATGCCGACCTCGCGGTCAAGGTCGCACTCCTGAACAATAAGGGGTTGCAAGCCGCCTATGCCGACATCGGCACGTCCGCAGCCGAGCTTTGGCAGGAAAGCCTCCCGGTCAATCCCTCATTCGGAATCGGTGTTACTGGCATCGATCCGGTCCGGGTCATCGAGTCCGCAGTAGTAACCAATATCATGTCCGCGATAACCCGGCGCCGACGCATGGCGGTCGCAGACGCCCGCTTCCGGCAGGCCCAACTGGTCGCCGCCGAGGCAACCCTCAGGCTGGCCGCCGACACCCGGCGCGCATGGATTAATGCTGTCGCGTCCAACGAGGCGCTGGGCTATCTGTACAAAGCCCAGCAGACAGCGGACGCAGCATCGGAGCTGGCCAAGAAACTCGGTGAGACCGGCGCCTTCCCGAAGACCGCCCAGGCACGGGAACATGTACTGTATGCCGAACTGGCGGGACAGTCCGCCAGCGCGCGGCTGGAAGCCCGCAATGCCCGGGAGGCGCTTAACCGGGCAATGGGGCTGTGGGGCGCCGACATTGACTACAAGCTTCCCGGATCATTGTCCAAGTTGCCTGCGCGTGGTGCGGATAAGCGGGCAATCGAGGCCGAGGCCCTCAGGAACCGGGTCGATCTCGAGATCGCAAGGCTCGAACTTGAGGCTCTTGCGCAGAGCTACGGTTTAACCAAGGCGACACGGTACGTCTCCGACGTCAACCTGCTCGCCGGGGTGGAGGTCGAGCGCGAGACGGAAGAGGCCGAAGAGGAAGGCACCTCCCCGAAAACCAAAACCGAAGTCCTGCCAGTCATCGATCTGGAATTCACGATCCCGATCTTTGATACCGGCCAAGCCCGCATGCGTCAGTCCGAAATGGCTTACATGCGGGCCGCAAACCTGCTTGCCGAGCGGGCGGTCAATATCCGTTCCGAGGCGCGCCAGGCCCACAATGCCCGACAGGCAACGTACGACATCGCCCGCCACTACCGCAACAGTGTGGTGCCGCTCAGAACGGCGATCGCCGAACAGGCCACCCTGACCTACAACGGCATGATCACCAACACATTTGAACTGCTCGCCGACACCCGTGCCCGCACGGACTCGCTGCTGCAATCCGTCAACGCCAAGCGCGACTTCTGGCTCGCCGATGCCGCGTTAGCCACTGCTGTCTACGGCGGTGGCGGGGTGCCTGCGGAAGCTGGAGGCGGAGAAGCCACGCCGGCCGCCGTAAGCGCCGGCGGCGGGCATTAA
- the cueR gene encoding Cu(I)-responsive transcriptional regulator, which translates to MNIGNASEKSGLPAKTIRYYEEIGLLKADRAGNGYRDYSMSDVHRLRFLQRSRSLGFSVEECRQLLSLYGDKERESADVKAIAQTKLAEIDRKIAELASLRDLLSHLVHNCNGDERPDCPIIDGLAGSGTVQ; encoded by the coding sequence ATGAACATTGGAAACGCATCGGAGAAATCCGGCCTGCCCGCCAAGACCATCCGCTACTACGAGGAGATCGGCCTGCTAAAGGCGGACCGCGCGGGAAACGGATACCGCGATTATTCGATGTCGGACGTGCACAGGCTGCGCTTCCTCCAGCGGTCACGCAGCCTTGGCTTTTCGGTCGAGGAATGTCGCCAGCTCCTGTCGCTCTACGGCGACAAGGAAAGGGAAAGCGCGGACGTAAAAGCCATCGCACAAACGAAGCTAGCCGAGATTGACCGCAAGATCGCCGAGCTCGCGAGCCTGCGCGATCTGCTCAGCCACCTCGTCCACAACTGCAACGGCGACGAGCGGCCGGATTGCCCGATCATCGATGGCCTTGCGGGAAGTGGCACGGTTCAGTGA
- a CDS encoding HupE/UreJ family protein: MLLSTGLAAAHAVAEGDKGYIQEITGVHLIPFMYLGAKHMVTGYDHLLFLLGVVFFLYRLQHIAIYVSLFAIGHSTTMILGVYFGWNVSSYLIDAIIGLSVVYKALDNLGAFQRWFGYQPNTKLATLIFGFFHGLGLATKILEYDIAQDGLLPNLLAFNVGVEIGQLIALAMILIVMGYWRRTASFWKHAYTANVLMMTAGFVLIGYQLTGYFIA; the protein is encoded by the coding sequence ATGCTCCTGTCCACCGGCCTCGCCGCGGCTCACGCCGTCGCCGAGGGGGACAAGGGCTACATCCAGGAGATCACGGGGGTCCACCTCATCCCCTTCATGTATCTTGGGGCCAAGCACATGGTCACCGGATACGACCACCTCCTGTTCCTGCTCGGAGTGGTCTTCTTCCTCTATCGACTGCAGCACATCGCGATCTATGTCAGCCTGTTCGCGATCGGCCATTCAACGACGATGATCCTCGGGGTCTATTTTGGGTGGAACGTCAGTTCCTACCTGATCGACGCCATCATCGGCCTGTCAGTCGTCTACAAGGCGCTCGACAACCTCGGCGCTTTCCAGCGCTGGTTCGGCTATCAGCCGAACACCAAGCTCGCGACGCTGATCTTCGGCTTCTTCCACGGCCTTGGTCTCGCGACCAAGATCCTGGAATACGACATCGCGCAGGACGGGCTCCTGCCCAACCTGCTCGCCTTCAACGTCGGCGTCGAAATCGGCCAGCTCATCGCCCTCGCCATGATCCTCATCGTGATGGGGTACTGGCGGCGCACGGCGAGCTTCTGGAAACACGCCTACACCGCCAATGTCCTCATGATGACCGCCGGGTTCGTGCTGATCGGATATCAGCTCACCGGCTATTTCATCGCCTGA
- a CDS encoding metal/formaldehyde-sensitive transcriptional repressor, with amino-acid sequence MSHTTKQKARLLGRIRRLKGQMEAVERALEAEASCGEILNLAASVRGAVNGLMVELIEDHIRQHVVDPDKEADSDRAQGAAELIDVVRTYLK; translated from the coding sequence ATGTCACATACAACTAAACAAAAGGCCAGGCTCCTTGGGCGCATCCGTCGCCTCAAGGGTCAAATGGAGGCAGTTGAGAGGGCCCTTGAAGCCGAAGCTTCGTGCGGCGAGATTTTGAACCTTGCCGCTTCGGTGCGAGGCGCAGTGAACGGCCTGATGGTTGAACTCATCGAGGATCATATTCGCCAGCACGTCGTCGACCCTGACAAGGAAGCCGACAGCGATCGCGCGCAGGGAGCCGCCGAACTTATAGACGTCGTAAGGACATACCTGAAATGA
- a CDS encoding metal-sensing transcriptional repressor, producing the protein MIEHRHASHPDIVKRLKRAEGHLRSVVTMIEGGKPCLDIAQQLHAVEKAVAQAKRTLIHDHLDHCLEETIGPLPLEKRGSIVEFKEIAKYL; encoded by the coding sequence ATGATAGAGCACCGCCACGCCTCCCACCCCGACATCGTTAAGCGCCTTAAGCGCGCCGAGGGACATCTGCGCAGCGTCGTCACGATGATCGAGGGCGGCAAACCCTGCCTCGACATTGCCCAGCAGCTTCATGCGGTCGAGAAGGCGGTGGCGCAGGCCAAGCGCACGCTGATCCACGATCATCTCGACCATTGTCTTGAGGAGACCATCGGACCGTTGCCGCTGGAAAAGCGCGGTTCGATCGTTGAATTCAAGGAAATCGCGAAGTACCTCTGA
- a CDS encoding YqaA family protein, which produces MDDVAILGGLFAIAFVAATILPAQSEATLVGLLVAGTHSADLLVAVASLGNVLGAVVNWALGRGIERLRGRRWFPVSPSLLDRATGWYRRWGRWSLLLSWAPFGGDALTVAAGVLREPLWSFVFLVTVAKTARYVVLAAATLGVIA; this is translated from the coding sequence ATGGATGATGTCGCGATCCTCGGCGGATTATTCGCCATCGCCTTCGTCGCAGCTACCATCCTGCCGGCGCAATCAGAGGCGACACTCGTCGGTCTGCTCGTCGCTGGAACGCATTCCGCAGACTTGTTGGTCGCAGTCGCCAGCCTCGGCAACGTGCTTGGAGCCGTCGTCAACTGGGCATTGGGGCGGGGGATCGAACGGCTCCGAGGCCGGCGCTGGTTTCCAGTCAGTCCGTCCCTGCTCGACCGGGCAACCGGCTGGTATCGGCGCTGGGGGCGGTGGAGCCTGCTTTTGAGTTGGGCGCCGTTCGGCGGCGATGCACTCACGGTCGCCGCCGGAGTGTTGCGCGAGCCGTTGTGGAGCTTCGTCTTCCTCGTCACCGTCGCAAAGACGGCCCGCTACGTCGTGCTCGCGGCCGCCACGCTGGGCGTCATCGCATGA